The window GGTATCTTTCAAACATTCAGTAAGAGGGAGGTCTGTTTCAGGGACATCCTCATAAGCAGGGGAATTGCCGGGATAACGGGGATCTGATTTTTCTAAGGAAGGAGGGGCGATATCATAACTTCTTCTCCAGATTTTAACCTGGTCTTCCCCATGTTTGGCAGCGGTTTCAGATTTGTTTAAGCCCTGCAATGCGCCATAATGGCGTTCGTTCAGACGCCAGGATTTAATAACCGGAATCCAAAGCAGGTCCATTTGTTCCTGAACCAGCCAAAGTGTGCGGATGGCACGTTTAAGAACGGAAGTAAAAGCCATATTGAAGGTGAAGCCAGCATCCTTAAGCGCTTTTCCAGCTTTTTTGGCTTCCTCTACTCCTTTTTCGGAAAGATCGACATCGGTCCAACCCGTGAAACGGTTCTCTTTGTTCCATTCACTCTCACCGTGTCTGATAAGTACAACCTTATACATAACGAAAATAAATTAAATTAAAATTATCAAAAGTGGGTTGTACTGGATTCGAACCAGTGACCCCTACCCTGTCAAGGTAATGCTCTAAACCAGCTGAGCTAACAACCCCTAAATTTTTGCACAAACCTAAAGGAATTTTATAAATTTCACAAGAGGTACTAAAAGTTTTAATCAAAAAGTATCATCCTCCTGCTTTTTTCGCCTTATATCCAGCATTGATTAAAATCTGCAGGATCTTATCCCTTAAATCGCCCTGAATTAAAATTTCTCCATCTTTCACTGTTCCCCCAACGCCACA of the Bacteroidota bacterium genome contains:
- the gpmA gene encoding 2,3-diphosphoglycerate-dependent phosphoglycerate mutase encodes the protein MYKVVLIRHGESEWNKENRFTGWTDVDLSEKGVEEAKKAGKALKDAGFTFNMAFTSVLKRAIRTLWLVQEQMDLLWIPVIKSWRLNERHYGALQGLNKSETAAKHGEDQVKIWRRSYDIAPPSLEKSDPRYPGNSPAYEDVPETDLPLTECLKDTVARFVPYWKETIVPEIKKGKKVIIAAHGNSLRALVKYLDNIPDDKIVELNIPTGLPLVYELDDDLKPLKSYYIGDPELVKKAMEAVAKQGQAKK